AGAACAGCTCCAACTTCTTGCACTTTGGTATTCATAAATGATAATACAAGGTGGTCCTACTTAAAGCATGTAAACAATCTAACCTTAATCTTCTACTTGATTATCGAGAACACTAAGCAAGCCTGTCACTAGATTCCAAATTTCATTCCTTTTGACATCTCCTTACAAGTACCTTTTGGAGTGGTCTAAAGCCTCGTTGGAGAGGGAAAGTTATTCTTTGATGGATTTTACTGACTACTTAAACAACAAATAGTTGATTAATTCTTGTTTGAGCTACCAAAACAAACAATTGAGATAAACTTGGTCAAGAGGAGATGGGAAGAACAAATCTTCCAAAAAATTCAGATAAGCCCTAGGTAGGCTCATGTGACCATGGAACCACAAAATCGGCTTGGAAGATATGACCACAAGAGCTGGTCAGGTAAGTATGACTAGAAAATCCAATGCGGGGGGGTGGCGGGCGGGCAGCAGGGTGGAAAGAACTCTAGCTTCTTGCATTTTGATATTCATAAATGATAATACAAGGTGGTCCTACTTAAAGCATGTAAATCCTCTACTTGATTACCAGGAACACTAAACAAGCCTGTCACTAGATTCCAAATTTCATTCCTTTTGACATCTCTTCTAGGCAATCAAATGGAGCTTTTGCAACAtaatcaaaaaaatttcctaatcaAAGAGCTTCCTGAGAAAAGTTGAAGGAGATCCTTACAGGTACCTTTTGGAGTGGTCTAAAGCCTTGTTGGAGAGGGAGAGTTATTCTTTGTTGGATTTTACTGATAACATAAACAAcaaatagttgatttttttttttctctttctgttGGCTTCTATAGGTGTcgctgtttttctttttcttccagtGGTGCCTTTTGGATACTTTTTGTGTACATAAGCTGTGcctcctttttcccttttctttttttttaatagagtgccttcttcttcttcgtttcttttttttattgtgttgcctaatatatctttgttttccaatcaattttttttttctttctaacatGACAAAAAAAGCTGATATGATTAAAATTTCAGATAACATGTACTCCTTTCCTCATTAATAGATCTAAACAATTCAAGGAATCTATTTCAGGTGGTGCACAAATTTATGAATGCCATAGGTGTTGCATAATTACAGGATACAATTGCAGCAACCAGAGTTGGTTAACATACATTGTATTATGTATCAATTTTTTGTATTCCTATGTTGTGGCGTATGGAGCCAGGAGTTGTATAATTATTTTGCATTCAAAACGATGTGCATTGAATCTTCAATCCTACAAAAAATTATAGTTATTGTAGTGGCTTCAGCTTgagatatatataatatgtcTACACCTTGTTGCAGATTTAACTGATCAGAAAAATACCTCAAAATTAGATCCCCCCCACAAATTGGAACCATTTTTCTGGACATGTCATTGAAGCTTATGTCATACATGATAGGGCACAGTCTAAAACAAAGGCAAATAAAACTAAAAGCAAACAATCACATCTTGCAGGAAGACATAAATTCATAACAAGGTGGAACTCTAAGAAAACACCATTTTGCAAGAACAAATAGATCATTACAAATATGGTCAGACAGTGTAAAGGACGATTCGAGTACAAGATTAAcagccaaagaaaaaaaaaatgtaaacaaTAGGTTAGGCATACCCCAAAGAGCAGCACTTTTCAAAAGAGGAGGCACAGGTATGTCGTCTTCTGATTTCTTTATGCTCCTAatcatttagaaaaattaaagtaGTGAGCAATTATCTCCTccaagaaaaagcaaaaaaacatTAGATAGCCTACACAATAGAATGCTCAATAAGTTGAAACATTAATGCTACTTGAgtacaacaataacaataataataatacgacataaataatgataaagagaaaaaaaacagaaagaaaatggACGAGTAACTATACTACTTAAATGATGTTAGCTTAAGTCAAGTGAATAAGAAGAAGGTAGGAAGGGGATGATGTTTAAAGTCAGGATTTAGCTTGCAGCATGATATGTTTCATTGGTAAACTTATCCAGAATGCCCAAAATCTGGGCATTggaatttgtttgtttgttttatgaTTACGTGTCTGTTAGAATTAATTTTTCCAGAAAATTGAACTGAAgttgtttctaatttttctgTTTGACTAATAAAAGTATGTAAACCACATTAGCTTCAATATTTGTAGTGGACCTTGACGATATCCCATCATAGACatacaacaacaaattaaaaccataatttccattcaaatatatttgctaccaacaaaatatgaataaaatcaCACATGCTCCTGCCTGGTATGAGTATGTGTATGACCTTTTACAGAATCTTTCTCAGGGGAAACCACATGAAATGTATTATGATAATATGCCAGTTTACATCCCAATATGATTCaccaattctaaaaaaaattactatccattccattttttttacttttgctGGGCTACAATCTATCCCAAATTTAGAACATAATGCATTTCTGTTAATCAAGTTACAAGTTAAACACTAATTGAAAGTCAACTTGCAGGTAATACATTAAAATAGATTAACAGATCCATTTCCAATCTTTTCATTGCAGTCCAATCAATTTCTGGATAgatacagagagagagagagagagagatcatgCCCATCTATTCTTAGAAAAGTTTACAtctattccaaaaaaaaaaaaaaaaaaaaactgtgatgttgttgaggaaaagaaaaagcttATCCAATGGTCATGCACCACATTCTTatcaagatataaaatatataaatctcaTAAAAACCACCAAGAAAGGGTGGAATGACAATTGACCAGAAAAAAATATACAGGATATATCCAGGTAGACATTACCGTTTGGCAGTCATAATCGCATTTGCAATGCCTTGACCAATAAGACCACACCCAAATCCAACTGAACCGTAGAGGACACCCTGAATCCAGAATGTGTGAATTGACCATATGTGAAGTGAAAAGTAAATATCAAACACTACTAACTAAACCCAGTTTTAGGTGAGAACAAAATATTGTGCAAGGAATTGGCAGTAGAACCAACTTTCAGGAACAAGAACTTAacaagaataaataaagaaaacattgcaatgagaaaatcaaagaGCGCAAAAAACCAAGGGCGGAGCAGTGGAGGCAGGTGAAGAAGAGTAAACAAATCTTCTTTTTTAGATTTTGTAGTCTCGGAGTGCACAAATTACCTATCAGTTAATAAGACCAGTAATATGTGGTACCTTATAGAAGTATGTAGCAATCCGCTGGTTCACTGAGAATCTACATCCTGGCCTTTCAGCCTCAAAAACActgcattaaaataaataaatccttaTATAATCTTCTGGAGACACAAACAAGAATAATGACGGAGATCCTCGACTTAGGGTCTCAGGAAGGTAAGAATAAATAAAGGACAAATTAGTGAGAGACCAAATGGTATGTCAGGGGTCAACTAGCATGGGTGGCCTGACCACAAAATCTAATAGACTCAGGCATATCTGCCATCTTCTGGTTTCAAACATggttttacatttatatttagcATAATCCAAGTAGAAGCATTGGTGAGGATGAGCCCCTCAAGATCACACACAcaaagagaaaatggaggaaaaccAAAATGTCAAAAATAGCACATATCAATAAAAGAGACTGTAAAGGAACCACTTGAACCTGTAATAAAACAACTATAGCAGACCAAACACAGAGCATTTTGAGAAACATTACCATCTTCAAAATTGAGAGGCCTTAATCCAattaaattctcaaattctaGGCACAAGACAACTCAAGTGAGATTacattttgatatttgataacatACGACCACCATGACCTGGAGGAGATTGATGGCAAGgacctttatattttctttagcTATTTAGGACCATCTTCCTTGATGTTTGATGCCATGTGGCACTTTGATATCTTGTTTTCCTAAAAGTTCAGTCCAAATCTGTGGAAGTCCATTAACATTATCACATGTCTTTCTTCGTGCTTTCCCAGATTACCCCTAAATAGAGCTtggattttttagttttttttttttttaaaaaaaagaaaagaatcatAGCCCAGATTGTAGAGCCATGATTTTTTACCCTGTCtgtttccttcatttcttttctttaggcCTATGGAGAGAACTGAATCACTAGCCCTGCAACTCCCTTCCAAATGTCTTGCCTACACCACTGTGCTATGAACGCCATGGGGATTATTAATTTGTTCAATCAGCCCAGATAGGATAACCAGATGATTCTCTATCAACAAGTACAATGTTGAGAACCTTGTACATTTGTGAGAACCAATATAACATTATTGAGAACTTTGTACATTTCTTCAATTAATTTCTAGTTTGTAAAGTTTCAAATCAACAATTTGTAGCTTATGTTCAGTAAAATAAAAGAGTGgacagaaaataatttttttctagatCTTCAGATCAACATTTTGTAGCTTAAGTTGATTCAGGGATATAGAATATTCATGATTGCATAACCTAATGGCAGATCCCCAGGCCAATATTATGTTGAATGAGTAAGGATCACTATGAGTCTGATGCAGATACTAGCATATTTTTGTTCTATTGACTGTTTCATATCTGCATACAGATTGTCTGTACCTATCAATCatctccattttattttatctttcaaagAAAACCTATCTCTTAACGACCTAGGTTCCCTTTTCAGCCACATGTTCAACTTTCCTCTCTCTTACTAAATAGTCATCCACATGTTTAACCTTCTTCTCTGTTCATAAATTGTCAACTCAAAAATCACTAATAAGAAACCTTAAATCATATAACTTCTAAGTAAATAATATTcgaatcaaagaaaatatacaaGCACAGATGCATATGTGTGTCTATCAGATTAGATGAAAAGTTAAAGCATAAATGATAAACTACAGATTGATCCAGTAAAAATAGGCATCTTGAGAATCCAGTATACACGACTAACCTACTAGGAAGAGCCGCACAAGCATGTTGTATTCTTCCAACAAGACCTCTTGATATAGATGGCTGTCCGAAACGAGTATAGGGTGCTAACATGCCAACCAATGCAATGTCAACAACCACACCCACCAAAAGATCTGCAGCATACAGCTCAAACTCCGCCCAGAAGTCCTTGCCCCTTTTCTGAACCTCCGCAAATGTTGCACAACAAGAATCAATTACTACCTGCACCACATCAAATGGATAATGAATTTCTATAGATAACTCAACATTATACACATGGCAGCTCTTGACCACCCATAAGTTGAAAGCACCCAATCCATATGGTACTTGTAAATAATCAATGAAATAAGCTGTATCGTTTAGAACAATTGTCTGTCCATCACAAGAGTTTTGCCCATAATACAAGTTGCAATGATGATTGACCCAGGACTTTGTTGCATTCTCTGCATACTTATCACAGCCCATGGCCTGAACGATCAGCATTTTACAGGATATCTGGAGCAAAACTGTATAACCGTGCCAAACAATTCCAAAGGTTATCTGCAACTCTGATAAACTAGAGCTTGAATTACACTTTTGCATCAATttctattcaaattttaaacaaatttgacATGTTTAGAATTCAAAcaaacccaaaaataataaaaataaaaataaattaataaataaatttttagctTTTGACTCAACATTCAAACGGGTCTTAGTCCATTTTCCATCCTTGTCTTAATACACCAATCAAATTATCTGATCGATTCACAATATTAAAATGTGACTTCGTCAAAATAATTCAACAAAGAGTaaacctcaacaaacctctgtTCCAACTTTAAAGAGAAATGAAGGATCAGCTAACATTCGGTTCCGAAGCATGGAGAAGTGTTTCATCCCAAAGCCAAGCGGCCAAACCGAGGCCTGCAATTCAAAAGCCATAAAAGACCTTTAATGACAAAACAATCGGATCATCCATAACAAATGTATTTTAATCCACCAGAGCAAAAGGCCGATGATACCTGCAAATCCAAGTATCGAAAAAGAATAACTTCTCGAATTCCAGTAGTTTTCGCGGCCTCCCACATATCTGAAGGAAGACTCGCCCCTCGATTTTCCGCCTCCCTCATCACCTCCTCGAATTTCAGTATCCGTCCAAACTCCTCTTCTCCACTATTATCCTCTCCGCCGTCTCCGCCGCCGCCGCCACCACCACTGCCACTACCGCCAAAGTCACTACCATCGCTGCCATCGCCGCTATCGCCGCTATTATTATCCTCAATTTTCGGTGCGAAACTGGCCTCCACATCGGTTACCGGCTTTGCCGGAGACTCAGCTCCGGCGCATCGAGTCACGAGGACTTGGTTCCGACtcaaagaatgagaagaagcgGGGACATGTAAGGCGTTTGTGAAATGAAGATTAGGGCTTTTGGTGATCGCAGAACTGCCACTACATTGGTTTGTAAAAGCGACGTCGTTTTGGGAATCGGAAAGATGAAGGAATCTGAAGCTTGAGGAAAAAACGGACATTCTGAGGGAGCTTTTCAGGGCGACTGTGTGAGAGTGATCGGCATAGTGGCGGCGGCCTAAtgtcttatttgtttttaattttatttttaaaaaacctatGTTGTTGTCTCCCTAAAAATTGATTTCTATCATTCACTTCCAAACAGGACTTATTCTTTGAATATGTAGCTTTGGTGATAGCAACTATTCAAAAGAGAAAcaactatatatttataaaaatttaatttaatttacatataccatatatttctataattataCTTAAACAACATTTTAATAACTTCAATAATTAATGTTATAGGCATATAATTGAAAGATGTTAAATTCTTATTTGTTATACATAGACAATAATATTAAGTGTGTTTGATGATAAAACTTTCATGTCACTTATGATTGAATATTTATTCACAAAcactcaaattaattaaattaattagtcatacttttttcacttaaaaccaaATGTGGTAAGCTTGtctaataaatttatgattttttttataaaataaaaaaattgagggtctagGTTTTGTTCAAACTCAAAATGCCTACAAAAAATACGGGAATGAGAACAAAGTTTCAAACCACcatttccatcaatagtgacatTTTCACTTGATCAACTATGTTTGCTTATATACTTTAAACAACTTTCATAATATGTAAAATGGATATCGCTTGTGGATATGGATTAAAAAGATCTTcatgagaagagaaaaatattataaaatgaaagTTGGTAATGACTAGCTAAAGATAAAAAGTTCCATTAAAGAGCATTTTCATGAGGTAGAATCTCTTCAAGGAATATAAggtgaaaaaatagaaaaaggtaattttattttttttaatctggTTGTACCAACACTTTAATGTCATTTGTGGGAAGTGTAAATAGATTCTCAAAGGGAAAGCTAAGCAAGAAGAATAATGAATCATTCAGCACCAACAATGGTAAATCAAGACAAAATTCATGAACACCCAAAATCGCAGTAGTAGTTGCATGGATGGTTGGAATGCTCGCAAGCGTAGTTCGATTGAAGGCTTCGGTacattgagtttttttttatttaaaaaaaatgagttttagcAAACCATAACAAGGAACTTTCATGTGTTCAACATCACCTTTGACCTTGGCAACACCTCAGCCTCTAGCAAGTTCACTTGAAGAAAACTCTCCTTATCTATAGAAACAAATAATTCAATCCTAAATGAGACTTTCTTTAATTTAAGGGgaaaaaaggattaaaaaggCAAATTGATAAACTTAAGTTAAAGTTAATTTAGAGTctgtttagtagtgattttaggaagtgtttcgaatctttttaacacttgaattttttatcattcaagtgttagaaaggttggaaacgttttctaaaatcaatgtTAAACATACTTTTAAAGTctgtttgacaattattttagaaaacactttagtctaaaaagtgtttttgaaaaaaattaagtgtttgaccaaatttaggaaaatttttgaaattttgaaaaatcagttATTGTGTTTTATGGAGAAACACTTGATATatgattcttctaaaaacattgtcaaatgcactcttaatAAAAGGTAAGGATAATATGTCATTTCATTAATCAATTTGTTCACAAAAATACTACATAGTCCATTCAGTAGTGATATTTTGGAGATTGATGTGCCCTTGAGGTTTGTTTTCCCTAAGTTTCATATTTATGATGGAATGGGAACTCGATGGACCACTTAATGGATTTTTGCAAGCGGATGATGAATAGGGAAAGTGCTTAGGAGTATGTGAAGGGATTTAATACCACACTTATGCAAGTAGAAAGCCATGATGATGTAACAACATGGGTAACCTTTAAAAAGGACCTCTTAATGTTCTAATGTGAAGACAACATGCTTGGAGGAGGCTTTCAAACATGCTTATAAATATGTCTACTTGGAATAGTATATGGTTGTGTCCCAATTAAAGGTGATAGATACTACCAATCGCTTGGAAAAAAAGTCTAGAGGTGAATTTAATAGATCTTTAGTGGGAAAGTTGAGATCTTTAAAGGGAAAGTGGTTGTGAATAGAACAAACGCTACCTTTTAAGCAGAGAACAAAACATCAATCAAGAGACATACACcttatttttattccttatGTTGAAATGCTTAATAGATTGTCATAGTTGTTGGATTTTCCCTTAGCCATTTCTCCTGGGATAGAGCCTTTAAatgcatgacatgatataataataaatgaatttcattatttatattatgattttagtttttttctttcactatcCCATTTATACATTGTGTATGTTGAGCATTCAAGTctatatcacttgcattgtatatgatttAGGTACATTAGGTGTTAcatagaagatccaagtcataagTTCCTTACAAGTTGATGACTCGTACACAATTGATTCACAAACTTCATTATTCATGTCATTATattctaggttcacttttatctattcttatttcgtac
The sequence above is drawn from the Vitis riparia cultivar Riparia Gloire de Montpellier isolate 1030 chromosome 6, EGFV_Vit.rip_1.0, whole genome shotgun sequence genome and encodes:
- the LOC117916838 gene encoding protein RETICULATA-RELATED 1, chloroplastic, which produces MSVFSSSFRFLHLSDSQNDVAFTNQCSGSSAITKSPNLHFTNALHVPASSHSLSRNQVLVTRCAGAESPAKPVTDVEASFAPKIEDNNSGDSGDGSDGSDFGGSGSGGGGGGGDGGEDNSGEEEFGRILKFEEVMREAENRGASLPSDMWEAAKTTGIREVILFRYLDLQASVWPLGFGMKHFSMLRNRMLADPSFLFKVGTEVVIDSCCATFAEVQKRGKDFWAEFELYAADLLVGVVVDIALVGMLAPYTRFGQPSISRGLVGRIQHACAALPSSVFEAERPGCRFSVNQRIATYFYKGVLYGSVGFGCGLIGQGIANAIMTAKRSIKKSEDDIPVPPLLKSAALWGVFLAVSSNTRYQIINGLECVVEASPLARKVPPVAMAFTVGVRFANNIYGGMQFVDWAKWSGVQ